AGGGTGGATCTTGTTGATGATACCGTCCAGGCCAGCCATCATCAGTGCAGCAAACGCCAGGTATGGGTTAGCCGCTGGATCAGGGAAGCGTGCTTCGATACGCATCGCTTTAGGCGTTGATACGTGTGGAATACGGATGGATGCAGAACGGTTACGCGCAGAGTAAGCCAGCATCACTGGCGCTTCGTAGCCCGGGACCAGACGCTTATAGGAGTTGGTAGTCGGGTTAGCGTAGGCGTTGATTGCTTTGGCGTGCTTGATGATACCGCCGATGTAGAACAGTGCCATTTCAGACAGGCCGCCGTATTTGTCGCCAGCGAACAGGTTGTTACCGTTCTTGGACAGAGACATGTGGCAGTGCATACCGGAACCGTTATCGCCAAACATTGGTTTTGGCATGAAGGTCGCAGTTTTGCCAAATGCGTGAGCCACGTTGTGAACCACGTATTTGTAGATTTGGATTTCGTCAGCTTTTTTGGTCAGGGTATTGAAGCGGGTTGCCACTTCGTTCTGACCCGCGGTTGCCACTTCGTGGTGGTGAGCTTCAACAACCAGACCCATTTCTTCCATGGTCAGACACATGGTAGAACGCAGATCCTGGGAGGAGTCGACCGGAGGAACCGGGAAGTAACCGCCTTTAACTGCAGGACGGTGGCCTTTGTTGCCGCCTTCGTATTTGGTGCTGGAGTTCCATGCGCCTTCGATATCATCGATAGCCACGTGAGAACCGGAGATGCTGCTGCCGAAGCGCACATCATCAAACAGGAAGAATTCTGGCTCTGGCCCGAACAGAACGGTGTCCGCGATACCGGAAGAGCGCAGGAAGTCTTCTGCACGTTTCGCGGTAGAACGTGGGTCGCGGTCATAACCTTGCAGCGTAGTTGGCTCAAGGATGTCGCAACGAATGATCAGCGTGGTTTCTTCGTAGAACGGGTCAAGAACAGCAGTGCTCGCATCTGGCATCAAAACCATGTCAGATTCGTTAATGCCTTTCCAGCCACCGATTGAAGAGCCATCAAACATTTTGCCTTCTTCGAAGAAGTCAGCGCTAACCTGGTGTGCAGGAATGGTGACGTGCTGTTCTTTGCCTTTGGTATCTGTGAAACGTAAATCTACGAATTTCACTTCATGCTCATTCAGCATCGTCAAAACGTGTTCAGCGGACATACTAGTTCTCCCGAATTTCTCATTATCGTCGTGGAACGAATAACCATTTTTGGTCTTTAGTTGGAAATAACAGCTTTACTTGAACTGGCGTGTGGACTGAACAGCGCTATTATTTGACTGGTCAGACGCGTCACCCTGTAAAAACTTTTTTTTACCCTAAAAACTATTAGCGAAAAGTGTGCCAACTTTGAGAAAATGCAAACAACGCCATTTTACAGGGCTCTTGCACTCGATAAGTATGCACCATAACGGAATTTCTGCACTATAATGGTGCTAACTCTGAGATGCATAGCACCAAAACGGTGCGTCATAATGGTTCAGTGGTCTTTTTGCACCGTGAAAGGGATCACAAAGTAACCATCCATAAGTTGTTTCATCAAGATCCTTGTGATCTTGTTTAGAACCTCGCTTAATACGTGTACAATAGCGCGCTATTTCTAATGCCTGAGGCAAAGCTGTGATCGAAAATTTGCGTAACATCGCCATTATTGCCCACGTTGACCATGGTAAAACCACCCTGGTCGACAAGCTGCTGCAACAATCCGGTACTTTCGGAGAGCGTGTAGAAGCCACTGAACGCGTAATGGACTCCAACGATTTGGAGAAAGAGCGTGGGATTACCATCCTCGCAAAAAACACCGCCATTAATTGGAAAGACTACCGCATCAACATCGTGGATACCCCAGGACACGCCGACTTCGGCGGTGAGGTAGAGCGTGTGATGTCAATGGTCGACTCGGTGCTGCTGGTTGTGGATGCAATGGATGGCCCAATGCCGCAAACCCGTTTCGTGACCAAAAAAGCATTCGCTAATGGTCTGAAACCGATCGTGGTAATCAACAAGGTTGACCGCCCTGGCGCGCGTCCTGACTGGGTTGTTGATCAGGTCTTCGACCTGTTCGTAAACCTGGACGCAACCGACGAACAACTCGATTTCCCAATCATCTATGCATCCGCATTGATGGGTATCGCGGGTAACGACCATAACGATATGGCCGAAGACATGACCCCGTTGTACCAGGCGATCGTTGACCACGTATCTCCGCCACAAGTTGAGATGGATGCACCTTTCCAGATGCAAATCTCTCAGCTGGACTACAACAACTATGTTGGCGTCATCGGCATCGGCCGCATCAAACGCGGTACCGTTAAGCCTAACCAGCAAATCACTGTCATCGACAGCGAAGGCAAAACCCGTAACGGTAAAGTCGGTAAAGTTCTGACCCACATGGGTCTTGAGCGTATCGAAGCCACCGTTGCTGAAGCGGGCGACATCATCGCAATCACCGGCCTGGGCGAACTGAACATCTCCGACACAATCTGTGATCCGGCGAATGTTGAAGCTCTGCCAGCGCTGAGCGTTGATGAACCAACAGTAACCATGTACTTCAACGTAAACACCTCTCCGTTCTGTGGTAAAGAAGGTAAGTATGTGACTTCACGTCAGATCCTTGACCGTCTGAACAAAGAACTGGTGCACAACGTTGCATTGCGTGTTGAAGAAACTGAAGATGCTGATGCATTCCGCGTTTCAGGCCGTGGTGAACTTCACCTGTCGGTTCTGATCGAAAACATGCGTCGTGAAGGTTTCGAGCTGGCGGTTTCCCGCCCTAAAGTAATCAACCGTAAAATCGATGGCCGCATGCAAGAGCCATTCGAGAACGTGACACTGGATATCGAAGAGCAACACCAGGGTTCTGTAATGCAGGCCATGGGTGAGCGTAAAGGCGATGTCAAAGACATGATCCCAGACGGCAAAGGTCGTATCCGTCTTGATTACCTGATCCCTGCACGTGGCCTGATCGGCTTCCGTACAGAATTCATGACCATGACTTCTGGTACCGGTCTGCTGTACTCCACGTTCAGCCACTACGATGACGTTCGTCCGGGCGAAATCGGCCAGCGTCAGAACGGCGTGCTGATCTCCAACGGTCAGGGTAAAGCAGTTGCGTTTGCACTGTTCAGCCTGCAAGACCGCGGTAAATTGTTCCTGGGCCACGGCGCAGAAGTGTATGAAGGCCAGATCATCGGTATTCACTCACGTTCTAACGACCTGACCGTGAACTGCCTGACCGGTAAGAAACTGACCAACATGCGTGCGTCCGGTACTGACGAAGCAACGACTCTGGTTCCTGCTATCAAAATGTCTCTGGAGCAAGCTCTGGAATTCATCGATGATGACGAACTGGTAGAAGTGACTCCTCAGTCTGTACGTATTCGTAAACGTCACCTGACCGAGAACGATCGTAAACGTGCAATGCGTGGTCCTAAAGAAGGTTAATCTTCTTTAACGCGTGCCGTTACACAGAAACAGGGTGCCTTTGGGTACCCTGTTTTTTTTTGTCTTTTTTCTAACGCTGAGCTCAACAGCGCAACTCTGTCACTGTTCAGGTGTACGTTTTACCGCTAAAGTTAAAAGTCATCTTTGAAATCAGGAGCGTGCAATGCTGTACATTTTTGATATGGGAAACGTCATTATTGATATTGATTTCAAACGTGTCCTTGGCGTGTGGAGCCATCTCAGCGGAACGCCACTGGCTACGCTGACCGAGCGTTTCAACATGGGCGAGGTGTTCCAGCAGCACGAGCGGGGTGAAATCAGCGATGAGCAGTTCGCCGCCGATCTGTGTAATGAAATGGGCATTGCGCTCAGTTTTGAGCAGTTCAGTGCGGGCTGGCATGCCGTTTTCGTCGGTTTACGTCCTGAAGTCATCACGTTATTCCAAAAGCTGCGCGAAGAAGGTCATCGCGTTGTCGTGCTGTCGAATACTAACCGCTTACACCTGGATTTCTGGCCGCAGCACTATCCGGAAATCGAAGCCAATACCGATGCGATGTATCTTTCGCAAAATCTGGGTATGCGCAAACCTGAACCGGAAATTTTCCAGCATGTGCTGGAGAAAGAAGGATTCACCGCCGATCAGGCCGTGTTCTTTGATGATGTTGCCGAAAACATCGAGGCTGCCCGCGCGGCAGGCATTGAAGCTGTGTGGGTGGAAGATAACCAGACGGTACCGAAATACTTTTCCTGAAGGATGTAAGGATGCACAAAAGGGCATTGAGCCACTACCCAAAATCATTATGGAAATTCACAGTCCTGCTCTTAAAGCGCTCAGATAAGGATGGCCTGACGCTTCTGGCGGGCCATTTAGCCTATGTTTCTTTGCTTTCTCTGGTTCCGCTGATTGCCGTGGTGTTTTCGCTGTTTGCATTATTTCCGGTCTTTTCGGATATCAGTGCACAGCTTAAAACCTTCATTTTTTCTAACTTCATGCCGGCCACGGGCAATACCATTCAGCGTTATCTCGAACAGTTTGTTGCCAACTCCAGCAAAATGACGGCGGTGGGTACCTGCGGATTAATTGTCACCGCATTACTGCTGATCGCTTCAGTGGACAGCGTGCTGAATAAAATTTGGGACAGCAAAACCAAGCGTCCGATTGTGTT
The Rahnella variigena genome window above contains:
- the yihX gene encoding glucose-1-phosphatase, yielding MLYIFDMGNVIIDIDFKRVLGVWSHLSGTPLATLTERFNMGEVFQQHERGEISDEQFAADLCNEMGIALSFEQFSAGWHAVFVGLRPEVITLFQKLREEGHRVVVLSNTNRLHLDFWPQHYPEIEANTDAMYLSQNLGMRKPEPEIFQHVLEKEGFTADQAVFFDDVAENIEAARAAGIEAVWVEDNQTVPKYFS
- the glnA gene encoding glutamate--ammonia ligase; protein product: MSAEHVLTMLNEHEVKFVDLRFTDTKGKEQHVTIPAHQVSADFFEEGKMFDGSSIGGWKGINESDMVLMPDASTAVLDPFYEETTLIIRCDILEPTTLQGYDRDPRSTAKRAEDFLRSSGIADTVLFGPEPEFFLFDDVRFGSSISGSHVAIDDIEGAWNSSTKYEGGNKGHRPAVKGGYFPVPPVDSSQDLRSTMCLTMEEMGLVVEAHHHEVATAGQNEVATRFNTLTKKADEIQIYKYVVHNVAHAFGKTATFMPKPMFGDNGSGMHCHMSLSKNGNNLFAGDKYGGLSEMALFYIGGIIKHAKAINAYANPTTNSYKRLVPGYEAPVMLAYSARNRSASIRIPHVSTPKAMRIEARFPDPAANPYLAFAALMMAGLDGIINKIHPGDAMDKNLYDLPPEEEAEIPKVAGSLEEALNALNEDREFLTRGGVFTDDAIDAYIGLRKEEMDRVRMTPHPVEFELYYSV
- the typA gene encoding ribosome-dependent GTPase TypA, producing the protein MIENLRNIAIIAHVDHGKTTLVDKLLQQSGTFGERVEATERVMDSNDLEKERGITILAKNTAINWKDYRINIVDTPGHADFGGEVERVMSMVDSVLLVVDAMDGPMPQTRFVTKKAFANGLKPIVVINKVDRPGARPDWVVDQVFDLFVNLDATDEQLDFPIIYASALMGIAGNDHNDMAEDMTPLYQAIVDHVSPPQVEMDAPFQMQISQLDYNNYVGVIGIGRIKRGTVKPNQQITVIDSEGKTRNGKVGKVLTHMGLERIEATVAEAGDIIAITGLGELNISDTICDPANVEALPALSVDEPTVTMYFNVNTSPFCGKEGKYVTSRQILDRLNKELVHNVALRVEETEDADAFRVSGRGELHLSVLIENMRREGFELAVSRPKVINRKIDGRMQEPFENVTLDIEEQHQGSVMQAMGERKGDVKDMIPDGKGRIRLDYLIPARGLIGFRTEFMTMTSGTGLLYSTFSHYDDVRPGEIGQRQNGVLISNGQGKAVAFALFSLQDRGKLFLGHGAEVYEGQIIGIHSRSNDLTVNCLTGKKLTNMRASGTDEATTLVPAIKMSLEQALEFIDDDELVEVTPQSVRIRKRHLTENDRKRAMRGPKEG